The Pseudoalteromonas carrageenovora IAM 12662 DNA window TTGAAAGCTTACTACGCTTAATGCACCCAATGATGCCATACATCACTGAAACGATTTGGCAACGTGTAGCGCCACTTGCAGGCCTTGAAACTAAAGGCACTAGCATTATGGTACAAGGCTTCCCTGTTTATAATGAAGCAAGCGTTGATGCACAAGCGATGGACGATTTAGAGTGGGTTAAACAATTCATTTTAGCTATTCGTAATATTCGTGGTGAAATGGATATTAGCCCAAGTAAACCGCTTAGCGTATTACTTGCCAACGCATCAAGCGATGATGTACGCCGCATTGAGCAGAACAAATCATTCTTAGCATCACTTGCTAAACTTGAAGAGTTTACAATGCTTGAAAACAAAGACGGGGCACCAGCGTGTGCAACCTCTTATGTTGGCAACCTTGAAATTATGATCCCTATGGCGGGCTTAATTGATGTTGAAGCCGAGCTTGCACGTATTAACAAGCAACTCGAAAAAGCAGAAAAAGGCCTAGCACAAGTGCAAAACAAACTAGCTAACGAAAAGTTTGTAAACAATGCACCTGAAGCCGTACTTGCAAAAGAAAACGCTAAATTAGCTGAATTCACCGATGCTAAAACTAAGCTACTTGAGCAAAAAACTAAAATAGAAAGCTTATAAGCTTTCATAAGAATGCCTATTAACATCATTTAATAGGCATTAAAAAAGCCGCTCACTTTCATAAGTGAGCGGCTTTTTTGTACCTTGCATTTAACTACAAAGCACTTCTATATTAGAACTTGTAGTTGTACTGAGCGCCAAGTAATACCGCATGGCCTTTAGACTCGAAGCCCCATTGGCTGCCTGAGTCATCTGCTTCAGTAAAGGTTTGAGTTTTACCACGAATAATACTCACGCCTAAATCTACATTTGATTGCTTATCGATTGTATAATTACCACCAAACGAGAACCAAAAACGATCTGTATCTGGGATAGAGATCGAAAGGTGTGTTTGCGATACTGGAGACTCATCAAATGCTACACCAGCTCGAAGTAATAAGTCTTCGTTTAGTTGGTAATCAGTACCTACAGAGTATCGGAAAGAATCATCAAACTGCTCTTGCTTTTCAAACGCAACAAACTTATCACCAGTTGGTAGTGTCACTTGTGCTTCTAGTGACTCAAAACTGCTCCAACCTGTCCATAATACACTGTAATGTAAGCCTAACTTGTCATCTAGCTGATGTGAGCCAGAAAACTCAGCAATAGCTGGTAGTGTTAGATCAACAGCACCTGGAAGCTTAGCACCACCAGTACCGCCTACTGGTAATTCGTTTGAGAAATCACCATCAAATGTGATGTCTGTTTCGCTGCGATAGTTAAAACCAAAACGGCTGTTATCATCTAGCTGGTACATTAAACCAACGTTTAAACCAAAACCAGTATCATCACCTTGAAGATTTACTGCATCAGCACCAAAATCAATACCGCTTGCATTAGCACCCACTTTACGAATAACAGTTGCATCAGCATAAATGGCGTTTAAACCAATACCAAAGCTGAATTGCTCAGTTACTTTATAAGCAACGCTTGCATTAAGGTTAACAGTAAAGATTTCTGTTTCGCCAGCAATTTGGCCAGCAACGTATTCATCGTTAAACTCTGTAGATAAACCAAAGTTAGAAAATGCACCAAAACCAATCGATACTTTATCGTTGTAAGGCATAGTAAAGTAAATAGCAGGTACTACAGCACTTGGTGCAATGCTGTCGTCATCTAATGCACTTGGGTCAATACCGTTATTAGTACTTTCGCCTTCAATACTTACATCTGGAATTACGCCAATAGCAGCAACACTTAGCTGCTTGTCTTTAAATAAAGTCATTAGTGCTGGGTTACGTGCAACTACAGACGCATCGTCTGCGATAGATGCTTCACCAGCATATGCACGGCCTAAACCCGATGCATTTTGCTCTGATAATTGAAACGCGGCTGCAAAAGTATCAGCCGAAACAAATGCAAGCGAGGCTGCAATAAGCGTTTTAGAAAATTTCATTGTTGAGTCCTTAACCAAACCTACTGTTTGGGTAGCTATGTGTGTTGTTATTAGGATTTGAAACTTTGCTACACTACCTTAATTTTTTGTAAAAAACCCTATGAATGCGTCAAAAAACAGCAAAAAACATGTTATTTAACGACATTTTAACAACTATTTAAAACTCATCGGATGAGAAATGTGCTATTAGAGCTAAAGCTCTAATAGTAATTAATTATCATTTAGATTGACTTGAAATATAGAGCAAATTACACTCTTTATAAAATCACTAAGGAAGTAATGCTGTGATCATTTCACTTATTATTGCAGGGCTAATATTTTGTGGTGCGAGTGTATTTTGCTTTTACAAAGCAAATTATTGCGCATGCACACAAGCTGGGCAATGTGATAACCCGGTAAATC harbors:
- a CDS encoding outer membrane protein transport protein translates to MKFSKTLIAASLAFVSADTFAAAFQLSEQNASGLGRAYAGEASIADDASVVARNPALMTLFKDKQLSVAAIGVIPDVSIEGESTNNGIDPSALDDDSIAPSAVVPAIYFTMPYNDKVSIGFGAFSNFGLSTEFNDEYVAGQIAGETEIFTVNLNASVAYKVTEQFSFGIGLNAIYADATVIRKVGANASGIDFGADAVNLQGDDTGFGLNVGLMYQLDDNSRFGFNYRSETDITFDGDFSNELPVGGTGGAKLPGAVDLTLPAIAEFSGSHQLDDKLGLHYSVLWTGWSSFESLEAQVTLPTGDKFVAFEKQEQFDDSFRYSVGTDYQLNEDLLLRAGVAFDESPVSQTHLSISIPDTDRFWFSFGGNYTIDKQSNVDLGVSIIRGKTQTFTEADDSGSQWGFESKGHAVLLGAQYNYKF